In Betta splendens chromosome 22, fBetSpl5.4, whole genome shotgun sequence, the following proteins share a genomic window:
- the si:ch211-266g18.10 gene encoding trichohyalin isoform X14: MAEGAKSASSTAATAADGAAAQPRASLRAKGVGLLRKVKVSVELLVALVALLSWGVVGVVMFDFVEYKTVPDIQQVIADPVQAVNNAVDEVSSLLHKFQECAPDLSDPMSAATYAAEEISEAKDGFVRYFSDEEGNFYLSYVDPVVIGRGAFHSANDLMGEAAGSFRDTVCAAVDTVLGTITNINKGQTDLSYVDPVVIGRAAFSVTNESICGVMGYIQDMLCRILDSILDVVKGSSDISFMDPVVIGRNVFQSLDDTVSGLVGHIQDALCSVLDSTLDVTKGSTDLSFIDPVVIGRNAFSATNDFTSEITGGIQDVLCSVLDAILDTLKDFQDAVGFHPVSVLKRTAEVTLEPINMLIGYISTSLIGEEGIVPDVSIDPMKVVEDALLEVTDKKDLILAYMSSMLVGDQGEPVATPGVNVVTEKDETVVAPSDMKLIRKEGEFLPPFDKVLLDEMERDAIKEVKEAIIEEEKPKKKPLRAGKDIQKLTIGEAKMKKEEKEVKKQTKEREEAKKLLKEEKKIKKALKEEKEVKKHVKEREEAKKPLKEEKKIKEPRKEEKEVKKRAKEREEAKKHLKEERKRKKPLKEEKELKKQTKEREEAKKTLIEDEKIKKPLKEVKEVKKQPKVREEAMKPLKEDEKMKIPLKEEKEVKKQPKELTEAKKSLKKEKADKKQTKKEEKTKKPFKEEKEQKKLLKEDKEEKKLPAKEKKIKKPHEHVKESKKQLRERKVKKLVIVVKKEKKPLTKPSKKEKQVDKPRVEKIILKPFREDKNITKPSQRNAEDKKPIKEEKLLKQRKEAKTHRVEKVILKALKDDKNITVPPKQDKEVTKPHKEKKVIKEPSKKEKEVKKPQKEKREVRTPHKEKKTKEPSKEKEIKKPQLKKETKKEKEVKTPTKEKKETKQSPKEVKKPHIVEKVILKPLREDKNMTKAPQQKSEVKKPIKKHLKEKKDLMTFLKRKETKKPLKDEKEVKKLPKVEKVVLKPPKEDRNITVPPKQDKEAKESYKKKKETKQPSKEERQDRKSPKEKKETKEPSKEKKEDKKPLKQEKETKQPPKEKKEVKKPHKKEKEVKETTKDKKETKEQSKEKKQPKKPLKEKKELKEPHKEEKKVKEPPKEKELKQSHKEEKKVKEPPKEKELKQSHKEEKKVKEPLKEKKETKEPSKEKKELRKPPKEKKETKQPLKEKKETKQPPREKKETKEPSKEEKETKDSLKEKKEVKAPPKEKKDTKEHPKEKKETKEPPREKKQLKGLLKEENEVKEPAKEKKETKEHPKEKETIEPPKEKKELKELLKEEKEVKEPPKEKKETQEPPKEKKELKEPRKEEKEVKESPQEKKETKLPPKEKKETKEPSRAKKQTKEPPKETKGAKEPPKEKKETKEPPKEKKELKEPLKEEKEVKESPKEKRETKEPSRSKKEAKEPPKEREETKEPSKEKKETKEPLKEKKETKEPPKEKKETKESPKKKKETKEPSKEKKETKEPLKEKKETKEPPKEKKDTKEPHKEEKEVKESFKEKMEGTKPPKEKKELKEPLKEEKEVKEPPKEKKETKEPPKEKKELKEPRKEDKEVKESPKEKKETKLPPKEKKETKEPSRAKKQTKEPPKETKGAKEPPKEKKETKEPPKEKKELKEPLKEEKEVKESPKEKRETKEPSRSKKEAKEPPKERKETKEPFKERKETKEPLKEKKETKEPPKEKKETKEPPKEKKETKEPPKEKKEIKEPSKEKKETKEPFKEKKETKEPPKEKKETKEPPKEKKETKEPLKEKKETKEPPKEKKETKEPHKEEKEVKESFKEEMEGTKPPKEKKELKEPLKEKKETKEPSRAKKETKEPPKEKKENNEHPKEQKELKEPHKEEKEVKEPLEEKKELKEPHKEDREVKKPSEEKRETKETPKKVKEHKKPYKHEKETKDPHKEKTDKKLQQETKEVKKPAIKEKYISKPPEEKKLPKDDVTKPPKDEKELKKTLKETKEVKETPKVEKDKRPFKEIETKKLTEEQKEVKKPSKEGKTLKLTLSPKEHRELSIKAEKVPQKLEKDVDKPKMAATRVKVVRKDVVSVLKKEHHNITKAEVPRDKAKAAPKKKGPVEKVVLDKEAKVKAVSVKKTEVSKLKRKAAVTKREPAPLKTKPTQTLKAETPPKNVSLPTEKVKVVPLKKVAAVLKEKKVEPVILKKAPVIKAKLKPAAQKKETEVKPVLVKKVTVQEVRKERPKPAAERKAPSKTEQEARKEKVKSLLKKKEPKAAVEKVRRAVTKGGAATLKAKPKRVHVKKELEPPREKEKPVAVKKEPEVSKVKATTPVTVKDKPVEKKYKEEKTKVDRVLKEIQVSAKKEKPVEKKEEKVKEPAVSDSFFMEEELPYFQCFFVDEDEAQFPFYAFSPLQL; encoded by the exons ATGGCTGAAG gAGCCAAATCAGCCTCCTCCACTGCGGCCACTGCGGCCGATGGAGCGGCAGCTCAACCGAGGGCCTCCCTCAGGGCCAAAGGTGTGGGACTCCTCCGGAAGGTCAAGGTGtccgtggagctgctggttgcGCTGGTGGCTCTTCTGTCCTGGGGGGTTGTGGGAGTGGTGATGTTTGACTTTGTGGAGTACAAGACCGTCCCTG ACATTCAGCAAGTGATTGCGGACCCTGTTCAAGCCGTGAACAACGCCGTTGACGAAGTTTCCAGTCTGCTCCATAAGTTTCAAG AATGTGCTCCTGATCTAAGCGACCCCATGTCTGCCGCCACCTACGCAGCTGAGGAAATATCGGAAGCAAAAGACGGATTCGTCCGATATTTTTCAGATGAGGAGG GAAACTTCTACCTCAGCTACGTGGACCCTGTGGTGATCGGCAGAGGAGCTTTCCATTCGGCTAATGACTTGATGGGTGAAGCAGCGGGCTCCTTCAGGGACACAGTGTGTGCTGCGGTGGACACCGTTCTGGGCACTATCACGAATATAAATAAAG gacaaactgacctcagctACGTTGACCCTGTGGTCATAGGCAGAGCTGCCTTCAGTGTTACTAATGAGTCCATCTGTGGGGTGATGGGCTACATCCAGGACATGCTCTGCAGGATTCTAGACTCTATTCTGGATGTCGTTAAAG GATCCTCTGATATTAGCTTCATGGACCCTGTGGTTATAGGGAGGAATGTCTTCCAGAGTCTTGATGACACTGTGAGTGGATTAGTGGGCCACATCCAGGACGCGCTGTGCTCAGTCTTAGACAGCACACTGGATGTCACAAAAG GATCCACTGACCTTAGCTTCATCGACCCTGTGGTTATTGGCAGAAATGCCTTCAGTGCCACTAATGACTTTACTAGTGAAATAACAGGAGGCATCCAGGatgtgctctgttcagtcctgGATGCAATACTGGACACATTAAAAG ACTTCCAGGACGCTGTGGGATTCCATCCTGTCTCAGTTCTCAAGAGAACTGCAGAGGTCACCTTAGAACCAATAAACATGCTCATAGGCTACATCTCCACGTCACTGATTGGAGAAGAAG GCATCGTGCCTGATGTTTCCATTGACCCCATGAAGGTTGTGGAAGATGCTTTGTTGGAGGTCACAGACAAGAAGGATTTGATCTTGGCCTACATGTCGAGCATGCTTGTTGGGGATCAAG GTGAGCCTGTTGCCACTCCAGGTGTAAATGTAGTAACAGAAAAAG aTGAAACTGTAGTTGCACCGTCTGATATGAAATTGATAAGAAAAGAAG gtgaattcctgcccccCTTTGACAAAG TTCTCCTAGATGAAATGGAACGAGATGCCATAAAAGAAGTTAAGGAAGCCATTATTGAAG AAGAAAAGCCAAAGAAGAAACCCCTGAGAGCAGGGAAAGATATCCAGAAACTGACTATAGGAGAagctaaaatgaaaaaagaagagaaggaagtcAAGAAACAAACTAAAGAAAGGGAGGAAGCAAAGAAACTTCtcaaagaagagaagaaaataaagaaggctctcaaagaagagaaggaagtcAAGAAACATGttaaagaaagagaggaagcaaAGAAACCTCttaaagaagagaagaaaataaaagaacctcgcaaagaagagaaagaagtcAAGAAACGTGCTAAAGAAAGGGAGGAAGCAAAGAAACATCTCaaagaagagaggaaaaggaagaagcctctcaaagaagagaaagaactcaagaaacaaactaaagagagggaggaagcaaaGAAAACTCTCATAGAAGACGAGAAGATAAAGAAACCTCTCAAAGAAGTGAAGGAAGTCAAGAAACAACCCAAAGTAAGGGAAGAAGCAATGAAACCTCTTAAAGAAGACGAGAAAATGAAGATACCTCTcaaagaagagaaggaagttAAGAAACAACCCAAAGAATTGACTGAAGCAAAGAAATCTCtgaaaaaagagaaagcagacaaaaaacaaaccaaaaaggaggagaagacaaAGAAACCTTTTAAAGAAGAGAAGGAACAAAAGAAGCTTCTCAAAGAAGACAAGGAAGAAAAGAAACTTCctgcaaaagagaaaaaaatcaagAAACCACATGAACATGTAAAGGAATCTAAAAAACAACTTAGAGAGAGGAAAGTAAAGAAACTTGTCATAGTAGTCAAGAAGGAAAAGAAACCTCTCACAAAACCATctaaaaaagagaaacaagtcGATAAACCTCGAGTAGAAAAAATAATCTTAAAACCGTTTAGAGaagataaaaacatcacaaagcCATCACAACGAAACGCAGAAGATAAGAAACCTATTAAGGAAGAGAAGCTTcttaaacaaagaaaagaagcCAAGACTCACAGAGtagaaaaagtaattttaaAAGCTCTCAAAGATGATAAGAACATCACAGTGCCACCTAAACAAGATAAAGAAGTCACAAAacctcacaaagaaaagaaggtaATCAAAGAACCATCCAAAAAAGAGAAGGAGGTTAAGAAACctcaaaaagaaaagagggaagtCAGGACacctcacaaagaaaagaaaacgaaAGAACCATCCAAAGAAAAGGAAATCAAGAAACCTCAATTAAAGAAGGAAACCAAAAAAGAGAAGGAAGTCAAGACTCCtaccaaagaaaagaaggaaaccaaACAATCTCCCAAAGAGGTTAAAAAACCTCACATAGTAGAAAAAGTGATCTTAAAACCTCTCAGAGAagataaaaacatgacaaaagcCCCACAACAAAAATCAGAAGTCAAGAAACCAAtcaaaaaacatctgaaagaaaagaaagaccTTATGACATTTCttaaaaggaaagaaacaaagaaacctCTTAAAGATGAGAAAGAAGTTAAAAAGCTGCCCAAGGTAGAAAAAGTAGTCCTGAAACCTCCCAAAGAAGATAGAAACATCACAGTACCACCTAAACAAGATAAAGAGGCTAAGGAGtcttataaaaaaaagaaggaaaccaaACAACCATCTAAAGAAGAGAGGCAAGACAGGAAATCCccaaaagaaaagaaggaaaccaaagaaccttctaaggaaaagaaagaagataaGAAACCTCTCAAACAAGAAAAGGAAACCAAACAACCTCctaaagaaaagaaggaagttaagaaaccacacaaaaaagagaaGGAAGTCAAGGAAACTACCAAGGATAAGAAGGAAACCAAAGAACAAtctaaagaaaagaaacaacctAAGAAACCtctcaaagaaaagaaggaactaAAGGAACCACACAAGGAAGAGAAGAAAGTCAAGgaacctcccaaagaaaaggaactaaaacaatcacacaaagaagagaagaaagtcaaggaacctcccaaagaaaaggaactaaaacaatcacacaaagaagagaagaaagtcAAGGAACCtctcaaagaaaagaaggaaactAAAGAACCAtctaaagaaaagaaagaacttAGGAAACCTCCCAAGGAAAAGAAGGAAACCAAACAACCACTTAAGGAAAAGAAGGAAACCAAACAACCACctagagaaaagaaagaaaccaaagaaccatctaaagaagaaaaagaaaccaAAGATTCACttaaagaaaagaaggaagtcAAGGCACctcccaaagaaaagaaggacacCAAAGAACatcccaaagaaaagaaagagaccAAAGAACCTCCCAGAGAAAAGAAACAACTAAAAGGACTACTCAAAGAAGAGAACGAAGTCAAGGAACCtgccaaagaaaagaaggaaaccaaAGAACATCCCAAAGAAAAGGAGACCATAGAACCTCcgaaagaaaagaaggaactaAAAGAACTACTcaaagaagagaaggaagtcaaggaacctcccaaagaaaagaaagaaacccaagaacctcccaaagaaaagaaggaactaAAAGAACCACggaaagaagagaaggaagtcAAGGAATCTCCCcaagaaaagaaggaaaccaaACTACCACctaaggaaaaaaaggagaccAAAGAACCATCTAGAGCAAAGAAGCAAACCAAAGAACCTCCCAAAGAAACGAAGGGAGCTAAAGAACctcccaaagaaaaaaaagaaaccaaagagcctcccaaagaaaagaaggaactaAAAGAACCACTcaaagaagagaaggaagtcAAGGAATCTCCCAAAGAAAAGAGGGAAACCAAAGAACCATCTAGATCAAAGAAGGAAGCCAAAGAACCTCCCAAAGAAAGGGAGGAAACCAAAGAACCttccaaagaaaagaaggaaaccaaagaacctctcaaagaaaagaaagaaaccaaagaacctcccaaagaaaagaaagaaaccaaagaaTCTcccaaaaaaaagaaggaaacaaaagaaccttccaaagaaaagaaggaaaccaaagaacctctcaaagaaaagaaagaaaccaaagaacctcccaaagaaaagaaagataccaaagaaccacacaaagaagagaaggaagtcAAGGAATCTTTCAAAGAAAAGATGGAAGGTACGAAACctcccaaagaaaagaaggaactaAAAGAACCACTcaaagaagagaaggaagtcaaggaacctcccaaagaaaagaaagaaaccaaagaacctcccaaagaaaagaaggaactaAAAGAACCACGCAAAGAAGATAAGGAAGTCAAGGAATctcccaaagaaaagaaggaaaccaaACTACCACCTAAGGAAAAGAAGGAGACCAAAGAACCATCTAGAGCAAAGAAGCAAACCAAAGAACCTCCCAAAGAAACGAAGGGAGCCAAAGAACctcccaaagaaaaaaaagaaaccaaagagcctcccaaagaaaagaaggaactaAAAGAACCACTcaaagaagagaaggaagtcAAGGAATCTCCCAAAGAAAAGAGGGAAACCAAAGAACCATCTAGATCAAAGAAGGAAGCCAAAGAACCTCccaaagaaaggaaggaaaccaaagaacctttcaaagaaaggaaggaaaccaaagaacctctcaaagaaaagaaagaaaccaaagaacctcccaaagaaaagaaagaaaccaaagaacctcccaaagaaaagaaagaaaccaaagaacctcccaaagaaaagaaggaaatcAAAGAACCttccaaagaaaagaaggaaaccaaagaacctttcaaagaaaagaaagaaaccaaagaacctcccaaagaaaagaaagaaaccaaagaacctcccaaagaaaagaaggaaaccaaagaacctctcaaagaaaagaaagaaaccaaagaacctcccaaagaaaagaaagaaaccaaagaaccacacaaagaagagaaggaagtcAAGGAATCTTTCAAAGAAGAGATGGAAGGGACGAAACctcccaaagaaaagaaggaactaAAAGAACCactcaaagaaaagaaggaaaccaaAGAACCTTCTAGAGCAAAGAAGGAAACCAAAgaacctcccaaagaaaagaaggaaaacaatGAACATCCCAAAGAACAGAAGGAACTAAAAGAACCAcacaaagaagagaaggaagtcAAGGAACCCCTCGAAGAAAAGAAGGAACTAAAGGAACCACACAAAGAAGATAGGGAAGTTAAGAAACCTTctgaagaaaagagagaaacaaaagagaCACCTAAAAAAGTGAAGGAACATAAGAAACCTTACAAACACGAAAAGGAAACCAAAGATCCACACAAAGAGAAGACAGATAAAAAACtacaacaagaaacaaaggaAGTCAAGAAACctgcaataaaagaaaaatatatctCAAAGCCACCTGAAGAAAAGAAACTCCCTAAAGATGATGTCACAAAACCACCTAAAGACGAGAAAGAACTGAAAAAaaccctaaaagaaacaaaggaagTCAAGGAAACACCCAAAGTTGAAAAAGATAAAAGACCTTTCAAAGAAATAGAGACCAAGAAATTAACTGAAGAACAGAAGGAAGTAAAGAAACCATCCAAAGAGGGAAAAACACTCAAACTAACTTTATCACCTAAAGAACACAGAGAACTGTCTATAAAGGCAGAAAAAGTACCACAGAAGCTGGAAAAAGATGTAGACAAACCTAAAATGGCTGCAACAAGGGTGAAAGTGGTCAGGAAGGATGTTGTATCTGTTCTAAAGAAGGAACATCACAACATCACAAAAGCAG AAGTTCCAAGGGACAAGGCCAAAGCAGCGCCCAAAAAGAAAG GCCCAGTTGAAAAGGTCGTATTGGACAAAG aaGCCAAAGTCAAAGCAGTATCTGTAAAGAAAA CTGAGGTTTCAAAACTGAAGCGTAAAGCAGCCGTGACAAAGAGAG AACCTGCTCCACTCAAGACAAAACCAACCCAAACACTTAAAG cagaaacaccGCCAAAAAATGTCTCGCTACCAAcagagaaggtgaaggtggTCCCATTAAAGAAAG TAGCTGCAGTTCTAAAGGAGAAAAAGGTGGAGCCAGTAATTCTCaaaaaag CACCTGTTATCAAGGCAAAACTAAAACCTGCTGCCCAGAAGAAAG AAACTGAGGTGAAGCCAGTTCTGGTCAAAAAAG TTACAGTACAAGAAGTTAGAAAGGAAAGGCCCAAACCAGCTGCGGAAAGAAAAG CTCCGTCTAAAACAGAGCAAGaagcaagaaaagaaaaagtcaaATCCCTCCTAAAGAAGAAAG AGCCtaaagcagcagtggagaaagtCAGACGTGCTGTAACTAAA GGTGGTGCAGCCACGTTGAAGGCAAAGCCCAAACGAGTCCATGTGAAGAAAG AACTGGAGCCTCctagagaaaaggaaaagcctGTTGCAGTGAAGAAAG AGCCTGAGGTTTCAAAAGTCAAGGCTACAACCCCTGTAACAGTGAAAG ATAAACCTGTTGAGAAGAAATATAAAGAGGAGAAGACTAAAG TAGACAGAGTTCTGAAAGAGATCCAGGTGTCTGCAAAGAAAG AAAAACCAGTtgaaaagaaggaggagaaagtaaaag agcccGCTGTGTCCGACAGCTTCTTCATGGAAG aggagctgcccTACTTCCAGTGCTTCTTcgtggacgaggacgaggcccAGTTTCCCTTCTACGCCTTCTCGCCGCTGCAGCTGTGA